From Hyphomicrobiales bacterium 4NK60-0047b, the proteins below share one genomic window:
- the murB gene encoding UDP-N-acetylmuramate dehydrogenase: MGSVGFEDHLESFQEAMPELRGRLKANSLMSEITWFRVGGPAQLLFTPADEADLAYFMKNKPVDLPITIIGLGSNLLVRDGGIPGIVVRLGRGFNAIEALDDNRIKVGTAVPDMKLARAAAEHGVAGLSFYRGIPGSIGGALRMNAGAHGGETRDYLQEARAVDYEGNIHTFTAEEMGHTYRNCALPNHFIFTEAVFKGQPGSREEIEKANAEVVAYREEKQPVKDRTGGSTFKNPPGYSSWKLIDEAGLRGFKVGGAKVSEKHCNFLINEGDATGTDIETLGETVRKRVFEKSGVKLDWEIKRLGVADVMGEDLAQ; this comes from the coding sequence ATGGGTTCGGTGGGTTTTGAAGATCATTTAGAGAGCTTTCAAGAGGCAATGCCAGAGTTAAGAGGACGCTTAAAGGCGAACTCACTGATGTCTGAGATTACCTGGTTTAGGGTTGGTGGCCCTGCGCAACTTTTGTTCACTCCTGCTGATGAAGCTGACCTAGCTTATTTCATGAAAAACAAACCTGTTGACCTTCCCATAACGATTATAGGGCTTGGCTCTAATTTACTTGTTAGAGATGGTGGTATCCCGGGGATTGTTGTGCGCTTGGGGCGCGGTTTTAACGCGATTGAAGCTTTGGACGACAACCGGATAAAAGTTGGTACAGCTGTTCCTGATATGAAGCTTGCTCGTGCTGCTGCTGAACACGGTGTGGCGGGGCTTAGTTTTTATCGTGGGATCCCCGGCTCAATTGGTGGCGCTCTTCGTATGAATGCGGGTGCTCATGGCGGGGAAACTCGTGATTACTTGCAAGAAGCGCGGGCTGTTGATTATGAAGGGAATATTCACACCTTTACTGCTGAGGAAATGGGGCACACTTACAGGAATTGTGCTCTACCTAATCATTTTATTTTTACTGAAGCAGTGTTTAAAGGCCAGCCTGGTTCGAGAGAAGAAATTGAAAAAGCGAATGCTGAGGTTGTTGCTTATAGAGAAGAAAAGCAGCCTGTTAAAGACAGAACTGGTGGTAGCACGTTTAAAAACCCGCCAGGCTATAGTTCTTGGAAATTGATAGATGAAGCCGGATTAAGAGGTTTTAAAGTTGGTGGTGCTAAAGTTTCTGAAAAACATTGTAATTTTTTAATCAATGAAGGCGATGCTACGGGAACTGATATTGAAACTCTTGGAGAGACTGTTCGTAAACGCGTTTTTGAAAAGAGTGGCGTAAAGTTAGATTGGGAAATTAAACGTTTGGGCGTTGCTGACGTTATGGGAGAGGATTTGGCGCAATGA
- the murC gene encoding UDP-N-acetylmuramate--L-alanine ligase, with product MRLPLDIGSLHFVGMGGIGMSAIAEILLSMGYQVQGSDMNRNANVERLVSKGARAFVGHEASHVEGASVVVVSSAIKHDNPELVAARQDGIPVVLRAEMLAELMRLKSSIAVAGTHGKTTTTSLISAVLCAGTIDPTVINGGIIEAFGSNARIGQGDWLVAEADESDGSFLKLPAQVGIITNIDPEHMEHYGDFDGVKAAFKQFALQIPFYGFTLAGIDHPVVRELVDDLRSDESLTSKKILTYGTPSGADIRLVNCIPGSGELTFDLEFSENMRGGAQAVTGFKLPMPGHYNALNAAVAVAVAHEIGVELTDIRDGLAGFSGVKRRFTHVGSVQSFDLYDDYAHHPVEISSVLGASKSSTSGRVIAIMQPHRYSRLQCHFEDFEACFDDADIVVMAPVFAAGEDPLEGFDHKTLGAGVAARGNDVRYVHHSSDLAPLLSEIAEPGDLIIGLGAGSISTWMHNLPNELKEVAA from the coding sequence ATGCGACTGCCTTTGGATATTGGCTCTTTACATTTTGTGGGTATGGGTGGCATTGGGATGAGTGCCATTGCCGAGATATTACTGAGTATGGGATACCAAGTTCAGGGCAGTGACATGAATAGAAATGCCAATGTTGAGCGTTTGGTCTCTAAGGGAGCAAGAGCGTTTGTTGGGCATGAAGCTTCTCATGTTGAAGGGGCGTCTGTTGTTGTTGTATCTTCAGCGATTAAACATGATAACCCGGAACTTGTGGCGGCGCGGCAAGATGGAATTCCGGTTGTTTTACGGGCGGAGATGCTGGCTGAATTGATGCGCCTTAAATCTTCAATTGCTGTTGCAGGCACTCATGGCAAGACGACGACGACATCTTTAATTTCTGCGGTTCTTTGTGCTGGTACTATTGATCCAACAGTTATTAATGGTGGGATTATCGAAGCCTTTGGCTCTAATGCACGAATTGGCCAAGGTGATTGGCTTGTTGCGGAAGCGGATGAATCTGATGGGAGTTTTCTAAAGCTGCCGGCGCAGGTTGGTATTATTACCAATATCGATCCTGAACATATGGAGCATTATGGGGACTTTGATGGAGTTAAGGCTGCGTTTAAACAATTTGCGCTGCAAATTCCGTTTTATGGGTTTACGTTAGCTGGTATTGATCACCCGGTTGTTCGGGAATTGGTAGATGACCTTCGCAGTGATGAAAGTTTAACATCCAAAAAAATTCTAACTTATGGCACTCCTTCAGGCGCAGATATTCGTCTTGTAAATTGTATTCCAGGCTCTGGTGAACTGACATTTGATTTAGAGTTTTCAGAAAATATGCGCGGTGGGGCCCAGGCAGTCACAGGATTTAAGTTACCTATGCCGGGGCATTATAACGCTTTGAATGCAGCGGTTGCAGTTGCGGTTGCCCATGAAATTGGTGTTGAACTTACTGATATTCGTGATGGATTAGCCGGATTTTCTGGCGTGAAGCGGCGATTTACTCATGTAGGATCTGTTCAAAGTTTTGATTTATATGATGATTATGCTCACCACCCGGTTGAGATTAGTTCTGTACTCGGAGCTTCCAAATCATCAACGAGCGGGCGTGTGATTGCTATTATGCAGCCTCATCGATATTCACGGTTACAATGTCATTTTGAAGATTTTGAAGCCTGTTTTGATGATGCGGATATTGTGGTTATGGCGCCTGTTTTTGCAGCTGGCGAAGACCCGCTTGAAGGATTTGACCATAAAACCTTAGGCGCCGGTGTGGCGGCGCGTGGCAATGATGTTCGTTATGTTCACCACTCGAGTGATTTAGCCCCATTGTTAAGTGAAATAGCTGAACCTGGGGATTTAATCATTGGTTTAGGAGCGGGTAGCATATCTACTTGGATGCATAATTTGCCGAATGAACTAAAAGAGGTTGCTGCTTAA
- the murG gene encoding undecaprenyldiphospho-muramoylpentapeptide beta-N-acetylglucosaminyltransferase, which produces MAAGGTGGHLFPAFALTEELKRRDVDVHIVTDERVDEMIGNSPADQMHVVPSATMKGKNPIALLKTALTLGRGVLTARGLLKRIKPDFVLGFGGYPTFPPLIAAGQLGIKTGLHDQNAVMGRANKMLANRVDVIATSFSDVKYLPQNCQHKVRLTGNPVRSKVLAVQDVAYPEITGDGAQKFKILIFGGSQGARFFSDFFPTAIAELEDEVRAKLCVVQQCRAEDLDRVRALYQYSDIDAKCEAFFDDLPREMSQSHLVISRSGASTVAELAVCGRPAIMVPLPHALDNDQLLNAKMLEKAGAGWILEQKDITMTGFHRQLHEFMAEPSLLQNAANAAKSVGKASAVMELADLVIESV; this is translated from the coding sequence TTGGCTGCTGGTGGGACGGGGGGGCATCTGTTCCCGGCTTTTGCATTAACTGAAGAATTAAAGCGCCGCGATGTGGATGTTCATATTGTAACCGATGAGCGGGTTGATGAGATGATCGGCAATAGCCCTGCTGATCAAATGCATGTTGTCCCCTCTGCTACGATGAAGGGTAAGAACCCTATTGCCCTTCTTAAAACAGCGCTTACTCTTGGGCGCGGCGTGCTCACGGCACGGGGTTTACTTAAAAGAATCAAACCAGATTTTGTACTTGGCTTTGGTGGGTATCCTACATTTCCGCCTTTAATTGCTGCGGGGCAATTAGGGATTAAGACAGGTTTGCATGATCAGAATGCTGTGATGGGGCGGGCGAATAAGATGCTTGCCAATCGCGTTGATGTAATCGCGACGTCTTTTTCTGATGTGAAATATTTACCTCAAAACTGCCAGCATAAAGTGCGGTTAACTGGTAACCCCGTTCGGAGCAAGGTTTTGGCTGTTCAAGATGTTGCTTACCCTGAGATTACAGGAGATGGTGCCCAGAAATTTAAAATTTTGATTTTTGGGGGGAGCCAAGGGGCGCGGTTTTTCTCTGATTTTTTCCCAACTGCTATCGCTGAGCTTGAGGATGAGGTTCGGGCAAAGCTTTGTGTTGTTCAACAGTGCCGCGCAGAGGACCTTGACCGGGTGCGCGCTCTTTATCAATATTCAGATATTGATGCGAAATGTGAAGCCTTTTTTGATGATTTGCCTCGTGAGATGAGCCAATCTCACTTGGTTATTTCACGATCTGGAGCTTCGACTGTGGCTGAATTGGCAGTTTGTGGGCGTCCTGCCATAATGGTGCCGCTTCCGCATGCGTTGGATAATGACCAGCTTTTAAATGCGAAAATGCTAGAAAAAGCAGGTGCAGGTTGGATTTTAGAGCAAAAAGACATCACAATGACAGGCTTTCATAGGCAATTGCATGAATTCATGGCTGAGCCTTCTCTCTTGCAAAACGCCGCGAATGCTGCCAAATCGGTGGGAAAAGCGTCAGCTGTTATGGAATTGGCTGATTTAGTGATTGAATCAGTTTAA
- a CDS encoding putative peptidoglycan glycosyltransferase FtsW, whose translation MVLSRSERSHLTEWWFTVDRTVLGLSFLLLAFGIVMLLSASPPVAMRKDLPHFFFVQRQLVFAVFGSVLLLAVSFLSPSNIRRLSLALFVLSLVSMIGVLLFGPEINGAQRWIRISGVSLQPSEILKPAFIVLTAWAFSEGVKRSDVPANGVAIGFYTISAFLLILQPDFGQTLLLTATWVGMFFLAGLAWAWVMFFLAAGVGALFLGYKFLPHVTARIDHFLDPSGENYQIARALEAFRQAGWFGRGPGEGSLAEQYLPDAHNDFIFAAIADEFGVLACILLLLIYAGVVFLSLMRAREMKDPFVRFSVSGLMLLFALQTSINMSVNLGLIPAKGMTLPFISYGGTSLIGTALLLGMTVALTRRHPLSMRR comes from the coding sequence ATGGTGTTGTCACGATCCGAGCGGAGCCATCTAACTGAGTGGTGGTTTACTGTCGACCGGACCGTGCTTGGGCTTTCATTTCTATTGTTGGCATTTGGAATTGTGATGCTGCTTTCAGCTAGCCCGCCTGTTGCTATGCGCAAAGATTTGCCGCATTTTTTCTTTGTTCAGCGGCAACTAGTGTTTGCTGTTTTTGGGTCTGTTTTATTACTAGCTGTTTCTTTTCTTAGTCCATCGAATATTAGGCGCCTTTCACTGGCGCTATTTGTTTTATCTCTCGTTTCTATGATTGGTGTTTTGTTGTTTGGCCCCGAAATTAATGGAGCTCAGCGCTGGATTAGAATTTCAGGTGTTTCCTTGCAACCTTCAGAGATTTTAAAGCCTGCGTTTATTGTTTTAACGGCCTGGGCGTTTTCTGAAGGGGTTAAGCGAAGTGATGTACCAGCCAATGGTGTGGCGATAGGATTTTATACAATCTCAGCATTCTTGCTTATTTTACAACCTGATTTTGGGCAAACACTTTTATTGACCGCAACTTGGGTTGGCATGTTTTTCTTGGCGGGTCTTGCTTGGGCCTGGGTGATGTTTTTTCTCGCAGCTGGTGTGGGAGCTTTGTTTCTTGGCTATAAGTTCCTGCCGCATGTAACGGCGCGGATTGATCATTTCCTTGACCCTTCAGGGGAAAATTATCAAATTGCACGAGCTCTGGAAGCGTTTCGCCAAGCTGGTTGGTTTGGACGTGGGCCTGGCGAGGGAAGTTTGGCTGAGCAATATTTACCAGATGCACATAATGATTTTATTTTTGCGGCCATTGCAGATGAGTTCGGCGTTCTTGCTTGTATTTTGTTGTTGCTCATTTATGCGGGGGTTGTGTTTCTCTCTTTAATGCGGGCGCGTGAAATGAAAGATCCGTTTGTCAGGTTTTCAGTTTCTGGTTTGATGCTTCTTTTTGCTTTGCAGACGTCTATTAACATGAGTGTGAATTTGGGACTTATTCCAGCAAAGGGCATGACTTTGCCGTTTATTTCTTATGGGGGGACCTCCCTTATTGGTACTGCTCTTCTGCTTGGAATGACAGTAGCTTTAACGCGGCGGCATCCTCTGAGCATGAGACGGTGA
- the murD gene encoding UDP-N-acetylmuramoyl-L-alanine--D-glutamate ligase yields the protein MIPITVYKDKTVALFGLGITGLSAAAALKAGGADVVVWDENQSRCAAASEAGYEVVNLIEADWSSFDALLLSPGVPLTHPEPHWTVKKAQGVDLPIIGDTELFFEEFLHRGERDRVLVITGTNGKSTTTALTTHILNEAGETAIMGGNIGLGVLDMPDFSESETQDGKIYVLELSSYQIDLTPSLCPTAAGLLNISPDHIDRHGTVEHYAEVKAKIFDNLEAENLAVISFDDLYCQQIALSLSTKSEVLFVSSTPSIENGVVIEKDRFSIVKDTQIVRQIDLKPASHLRGKHNTQNAAFALLLALKVSSNFEGLVQGLATFPGLEHRMQQIATLTCTRLETETEVTNNLECRLLFVNDSKATNAEASEQALKSYADIYWIAGGVAKEGGINGLTSQMGAVRHAFLIGEAADEFAKSLKAADIPYDMCGDMETAVKKAVDVASDESQREAAILLSPAAASFDQYANFEIRGDAFLKIVRSLEGAVMSGPHRETEEA from the coding sequence ATGATCCCCATTACAGTTTATAAAGATAAGACCGTTGCCTTGTTTGGTCTTGGTATTACTGGCTTAAGTGCTGCGGCGGCTTTAAAAGCAGGCGGTGCAGATGTTGTTGTTTGGGATGAGAACCAAAGTCGGTGCGCTGCTGCATCAGAAGCTGGGTATGAGGTTGTAAATCTGATTGAGGCTGACTGGTCTTCATTTGATGCATTGTTACTCTCGCCGGGGGTGCCGCTTACTCATCCTGAACCTCACTGGACTGTTAAAAAGGCGCAAGGAGTTGATCTGCCGATTATTGGTGATACTGAATTATTCTTTGAAGAATTTTTGCATCGTGGTGAGCGTGACCGAGTTTTGGTTATTACCGGGACTAATGGGAAATCAACGACCACAGCATTGACCACTCATATTTTAAACGAAGCCGGCGAAACCGCTATTATGGGGGGAAATATTGGTTTGGGTGTGTTGGACATGCCGGATTTTTCTGAATCAGAAACACAAGACGGCAAAATTTATGTACTTGAGCTTTCTTCTTATCAGATTGATCTCACCCCCTCACTTTGCCCGACAGCGGCTGGTTTGTTAAATATTTCACCTGATCATATCGACCGGCATGGAACGGTTGAGCACTATGCTGAGGTGAAGGCGAAAATTTTTGACAATTTAGAAGCTGAAAATTTGGCTGTGATTTCTTTTGATGACCTTTATTGTCAACAGATTGCTTTAAGTTTATCGACGAAAAGTGAAGTTCTTTTTGTAAGCTCAACGCCTTCTATTGAAAATGGTGTGGTGATTGAAAAGGACAGATTTTCTATCGTTAAAGACACTCAAATCGTTCGGCAGATAGATTTAAAACCTGCGTCTCATTTGCGGGGTAAACATAATACGCAAAATGCGGCTTTTGCTTTGTTGTTGGCTTTGAAAGTTTCTAGCAATTTTGAGGGATTAGTTCAGGGACTTGCAACTTTCCCGGGTTTAGAACACCGGATGCAGCAGATAGCGACTTTGACCTGTACCAGGCTTGAGACTGAGACTGAGGTGACGAATAATTTGGAATGTCGTTTATTATTCGTAAATGATAGTAAAGCTACGAATGCTGAAGCAAGTGAGCAGGCTTTGAAAAGCTACGCTGATATTTATTGGATTGCGGGAGGTGTTGCTAAAGAGGGTGGCATCAATGGGCTTACGTCTCAAATGGGTGCTGTACGCCACGCATTTTTGATTGGTGAAGCAGCTGATGAGTTTGCCAAAAGTTTGAAGGCTGCCGACATACCTTATGACATGTGCGGCGATATGGAAACGGCTGTGAAAAAAGCCGTTGATGTGGCTTCTGATGAGAGCCAGAGGGAAGCGGCTATTTTACTGTCTCCAGCTGCTGCTAGTTTTGACCAATATGCAAATTTTGAGATACGTGGTGATGCGTTTTTAAAAATTGTTCGCTCGCTAGAAGGTGCCGTCATGAGCGGTCCACATAGAGAAACTGAAGAGGCTTAA
- the mraY gene encoding phospho-N-acetylmuramoyl-pentapeptide-transferase, whose translation MLYELVGFSDQFGAFNVFRYITFRTGGAIMTALLFVFLFGPALIKNLRVRQGKGQPIREDGPQRHILEKQGTPTMGGLMILAAVFVSTVLWGNLRNPYVWVILFVTLSYGLIGGYDDYLKVAKRTTAGFSGRIRLGLELIVAAIACAIFMSFGKEPFSTAITVPFFKDIMINFGSVFFICFGALVIAGAGNAVNLTDGLDGLAIVPVMIASATFGVIAYLVGHATFADYLQIHFVPGTSELMVLCGALVGSGLGFLWFNAPPAMIFMGDTGSLALGGALGAIAVAVKHELVLGIVGGLFVLEAVSVIVQVASFKLTGKRVFRMAPLHHHYEQKGWAEPTIVVRFWIIAVVLALIGLSTLKLR comes from the coding sequence ATGTTATATGAGTTGGTGGGCTTTTCTGACCAGTTTGGCGCGTTTAACGTTTTTCGTTACATTACCTTCCGTACGGGCGGGGCCATTATGACGGCGCTGTTGTTTGTGTTTTTGTTTGGGCCAGCTTTAATCAAAAATTTGCGTGTACGTCAGGGAAAAGGCCAGCCTATTCGAGAAGATGGGCCGCAGCGGCACATTTTAGAAAAGCAAGGCACGCCGACTATGGGCGGTTTGATGATTTTGGCGGCGGTTTTTGTTTCTACAGTTTTATGGGGTAACTTACGCAACCCTTATGTCTGGGTGATTTTGTTTGTTACGCTCTCTTATGGTCTCATCGGTGGCTATGACGATTATTTAAAAGTTGCCAAACGCACAACTGCTGGCTTTTCCGGACGGATAAGATTAGGGCTCGAATTGATTGTCGCAGCGATTGCTTGTGCTATCTTTATGTCATTTGGCAAAGAACCTTTTTCAACGGCAATTACGGTGCCGTTTTTTAAAGACATTATGATCAATTTTGGGTCTGTTTTCTTTATATGTTTTGGAGCTTTAGTGATTGCCGGTGCTGGTAATGCTGTGAATTTAACGGATGGTCTTGATGGCCTGGCGATTGTGCCGGTGATGATTGCGTCTGCTACGTTTGGTGTGATTGCTTATTTGGTTGGGCATGCGACATTTGCTGATTATTTGCAAATTCATTTTGTACCTGGAACCAGTGAGTTGATGGTTTTATGCGGGGCTCTTGTGGGGTCTGGACTTGGGTTTTTATGGTTTAATGCTCCGCCTGCGATGATATTTATGGGTGATACGGGCTCGCTCGCTTTAGGTGGTGCGCTTGGGGCAATAGCTGTTGCCGTGAAGCATGAGTTGGTGCTTGGTATTGTTGGTGGTTTGTTTGTGCTTGAAGCTGTTTCTGTGATTGTTCAGGTCGCGTCTTTTAAACTGACAGGTAAGAGGGTGTTTCGAATGGCGCCGCTTCATCATCATTATGAACAAAAGGGGTGGGCTGAGCCGACCATTGTTGTTCGGTTTTGGATAATCGCTGTAGTACTGGCGCTTATTGGTTTGAGTACTTTGAAATTGAGATAG
- a CDS encoding UDP-N-acetylmuramoylalanyl-D-glutamyl-2,6-diamino pimelate--D-alanyl-D-alanine ligase: MDYLWTVGEIAEAVKGQVEVLGSDVQGVESNGINSVSIDSRTLEDDALYIAIQGVSQDGHAFVHSAFESGAKACLVSKDFELDGFEKADGSEKAGGSGGILIRVEDTFKALQDLGLASRKRCTGKIIAVTGSAGKTGTKEALRVMFEKFGRTHASVKSFNNHWGVPLTLARMPRDCEFGIFEVGMNHAGEISPLSKLIQPHVALITTVAPAHIGHFANEEEIADAKAEIFDGLVDGGACLLPADNRHFDRLKQAAFQAKVQNVYSFGKASGVDVKLVSGEFGHERSVVRADCFGEGIDFSISIPGEHIALNFLGALGCLKLTGCSVLQAASVLSELIAPPGRGVRHQLHLASDVSSKVLLIDESYNANPPSMDIALKNLSALKDGTYCRRIAVLGDMLELGAHSDYYHRGIAPLIASLDVDLVFASGEMMSHMFNELPQDKKGAFALTSKDLIKPLEESLQSGDVVMIKGSLGSDMGSIVTALCEKYK, translated from the coding sequence ATGGATTATTTATGGACAGTTGGTGAGATTGCTGAGGCCGTAAAGGGGCAAGTTGAAGTCCTTGGTAGTGATGTTCAGGGCGTTGAATCTAATGGTATCAATAGTGTTTCAATTGATAGCCGGACACTTGAGGACGATGCGCTTTACATTGCTATTCAAGGAGTTAGTCAAGATGGGCATGCTTTTGTGCACTCGGCTTTTGAGTCAGGGGCTAAGGCTTGCTTGGTCTCTAAGGATTTTGAGTTAGATGGCTTTGAAAAAGCTGATGGCTCTGAAAAGGCTGGAGGCTCTGGTGGCATTCTCATTCGCGTTGAAGATACATTTAAAGCGCTGCAAGATTTGGGGTTGGCTTCGCGCAAGCGGTGCACGGGTAAGATAATTGCGGTGACTGGGAGTGCTGGTAAGACGGGCACGAAAGAAGCGCTTCGCGTGATGTTTGAAAAATTTGGCCGCACGCATGCTTCCGTTAAGTCCTTTAATAATCATTGGGGCGTTCCTCTCACATTAGCGCGAATGCCTAGAGATTGTGAATTCGGCATTTTTGAAGTCGGCATGAACCATGCGGGAGAAATCTCACCGCTTTCAAAACTTATTCAACCCCATGTTGCTTTGATCACGACAGTTGCTCCTGCTCATATTGGGCATTTTGCGAATGAAGAAGAAATTGCAGATGCCAAGGCTGAAATTTTTGATGGTTTGGTGGATGGTGGTGCTTGTCTTCTCCCAGCTGACAATCGGCATTTTGATCGTTTGAAGCAGGCGGCTTTTCAGGCAAAGGTGCAGAATGTTTATAGTTTTGGTAAAGCGTCTGGCGTGGATGTTAAGTTAGTGTCTGGTGAGTTTGGCCATGAGCGGAGTGTTGTGCGGGCAGATTGTTTTGGAGAGGGTATTGATTTCTCAATTTCTATTCCGGGAGAGCATATTGCGCTTAACTTTTTAGGGGCGCTTGGGTGTTTGAAGTTAACTGGTTGTAGTGTGCTACAGGCAGCTTCTGTTTTGTCAGAATTGATTGCGCCGCCAGGACGGGGTGTTCGCCATCAGTTACATTTAGCAAGTGATGTTTCTTCAAAAGTTTTACTTATTGATGAAAGCTATAATGCCAACCCGCCTTCAATGGACATTGCACTAAAAAATCTTAGCGCATTGAAAGATGGTACATATTGCCGCCGTATTGCAGTTTTAGGGGATATGTTGGAACTTGGGGCGCATTCTGATTATTACCATCGCGGCATTGCTCCTTTAATTGCATCTCTAGATGTGGATTTAGTGTTTGCCTCTGGTGAAATGATGTCACATATGTTTAATGAGTTACCACAAGATAAAAAAGGGGCATTTGCTTTAACTTCTAAGGATCTTATAAAGCCTTTGGAAGAAAGCTTGCAATCTGGTGATGTTGTTATGATAAAAGGATCACTTGGGAGTGATATGGGCTCTATCGTGACTGCATTATGTGAAAAATATAAATAA
- a CDS encoding UDP-N-acetylmuramoyl-L-alanyl-D-glutamate--2,6-diaminopimelate ligase, translating to MKLSELIEGLDGPDVEITGITADSREVRDGFLFAALPGVVVDGAKFIDQALSQGAVAILTHENYEGSLPEGVPLLQQVDPRLGLAELSARFYSPQPDLIVGVTGTNGKTSVASFVRQIWEQIGIEGASLGTIGVVSKHGSKKLDHTTPDPVTLHKALKELTEQGVDHLALEASSHGLAQRRLDGLNFTAAAFTNITRDHLDYHETFEAYFNEKKRLFSELLGENGIAVIDADAPGAGRVIEVCEARHINVMTIGRKGRYINLKNCEIDGFSQKLTLVHHRGTSEIQLPLVGDFQASNVLVAAALVAAGGVSILEILPVLETLKGPKGRLELAGSKEFSKEAGKELSQKAPVFIDYAHTPDALETAIKALLPYKQGRLHVVFGCGGDRDKGKRPMMGEIASRLADCVYVTDDNPRGEDPSVIRSEIMVAAKDAQEIGDRALAIQTAVDGLSSGDILLVAGKGHETGQIVGSEILPFSDHDAVEASLKNN from the coding sequence ATGAAATTATCTGAACTAATTGAAGGACTTGATGGGCCGGATGTTGAGATTACTGGTATCACAGCTGATAGCCGTGAGGTTAGGGATGGATTTCTGTTTGCGGCTTTACCTGGTGTTGTTGTTGATGGGGCCAAGTTTATTGATCAGGCGCTTTCGCAAGGCGCTGTCGCGATTTTAACTCATGAAAATTATGAAGGTTCGTTGCCGGAGGGTGTACCGCTCTTGCAGCAGGTTGACCCGCGTCTTGGCTTGGCTGAGCTTTCTGCACGATTTTATTCCCCGCAACCAGATTTAATCGTTGGTGTTACGGGAACAAATGGGAAAACTTCTGTTGCCAGTTTTGTGAGGCAAATCTGGGAGCAGATTGGGATTGAAGGTGCTAGCCTCGGTACGATAGGGGTCGTCTCCAAGCATGGTTCTAAAAAGTTAGATCATACGACTCCTGACCCTGTGACTTTACATAAAGCTTTAAAAGAACTTACAGAACAAGGGGTTGATCATTTAGCTCTTGAGGCCTCTAGTCATGGGCTGGCGCAGCGCCGGCTTGATGGTTTGAATTTTACAGCGGCTGCTTTTACGAATATCACGCGTGATCATTTAGATTATCATGAGACGTTTGAGGCTTATTTTAACGAAAAGAAGCGTCTTTTTTCTGAATTGCTTGGTGAAAACGGTATTGCAGTTATTGATGCTGATGCGCCAGGGGCTGGCCGGGTGATTGAGGTTTGCGAAGCGCGGCACATTAATGTGATGACGATTGGCCGCAAAGGGCGATATATAAATCTCAAAAATTGCGAAATTGATGGGTTTTCGCAAAAATTGACGTTGGTGCATCATCGAGGAACTTCAGAAATCCAACTGCCCCTTGTTGGTGATTTTCAGGCCAGTAATGTGCTGGTTGCTGCAGCCCTTGTGGCGGCTGGTGGTGTTTCCATTCTTGAGATTTTACCTGTGTTAGAGACTTTAAAAGGGCCTAAAGGGCGTTTGGAGCTTGCTGGAAGCAAAGAGTTTTCAAAAGAGGCCGGAAAAGAGCTGTCCCAAAAAGCACCTGTTTTTATTGATTATGCTCATACGCCAGACGCGCTGGAGACAGCCATTAAAGCTCTCCTTCCTTATAAGCAAGGTCGGCTTCATGTTGTTTTTGGGTGTGGTGGTGACCGTGACAAAGGCAAGCGACCTATGATGGGGGAAATAGCAAGCCGTCTTGCTGACTGTGTTTATGTGACGGATGATAACCCGCGGGGGGAAGACCCGTCTGTTATTCGGTCTGAGATTATGGTGGCCGCAAAAGATGCTCAAGAAATAGGTGATCGGGCGTTGGCCATTCAAACAGCTGTTGATGGATTAAGCTCAGGCGATATTTTGCTGGTGGCTGGCAAAGGACATGAGACAGGGCAAATTGTTGGCTCGGAAATTCTTCCTTTTTCTGACCATGATGCTGTAGAAGCGTCCCTTAAAAATAACTGA